Genomic window (Campylobacter magnus):
GGGATAGAGTTTATCGCCTGTGGACAGTCGCAAAGCACCTCTAAGACCTCTCCTTTTTTTAGCTGTGGTAATGCCTCCAAGGTAGCAATCGCTGGCATAGGACAAGCCTCGCCTTGGATATCAAGACTATAAGTTATTTCATAATTAGCTTTCATTAGTAACCTCCTTTTGCAAAAAATCGTTTTTTATAAGCAAAAATCAGTGCAACACAAAGCAATAAAAGTCCAGCATTTAATGTAAGTCCTGGCAAAGAACCAAGCTCATTTAAAAACTGAATCTTTGGACCAGACTTGATCCAATCTGGAATTTGATCATAAATAATTGCTAAAATAGCAGTTCCGGCGAAATTTGCCACACCAACTATCATAAAATGCGTCTGTCCCTCAGCTGCTCTATAAGCCCATCCGCATTCGCAACCTCCTGCAAACACGATACCAAAACCAAATAAAAATGCACCTAAAGCAACAGCAATTGAAAAGCTTCTAACAAAAGCCGAATAACCATTTAACATAAGCACAAAAATTATAAATGTGGCGATAAGCATTCCGTAAAATGCTCCCTTTGCGGCATTATCACGACCAAACAAAAACAAATCGCGAAAGCATGATGTAAAGCATACTTGACCACGAGATATAATAAAACCAAAAATAAGACCGAAGATAAGCCCAAGTGGAAGAAAGCTAGATTTTACTCCTAGTTTAAATGGTTCTGTAACGACAAAAAGATAAACAAGCCAAACAAGCGTAGCAATCAAAATCACCACACCATATCTAAAATGGCGTTTTGCGCGTCCTTTGTCATGCTCGATGCCTTTGCCATTTATACCACATTTTGGGGAGTAGCTTTTGGCATAAAAATTTTTAGCTTACCGACCTTTGTAGCACACCAAATACCAAGCACCATAAACACAGCAAATTCCCAAGTATGCAAAGAAAAATATGGAAGTCCGGTAAAGAAATCAAGCAGATTACAACCAAAAGCAAGTCTAGCACCAAAACCTGAGAGGATACCACCAGCTATAGCTTGAAAGATGCGTATGCGGCTAGCTGGTAGGCGAAATTTAACCTTATTTGCAAAGAGAGCCGCTATCAATGCGCCAATAAACATACCTATAAGCACAAGTCCTTCATAGCGAGTAAGCGGATTGCCTGAGAGATTTGTCATTTTATAATAGCTATATTTGCTAGTATCAAGACCAAAAAGCTCTAAAAACTCACCACCCCAGCGCGTCATCTCACCAGTTACTTGCCAACCAGTACCAAAAAAACCAAAGTAAATAGAAGCTATGATGGCAAGTGCTATCATAGACTTTGCAGTGTCCCAAAAATATATAAGATATTTTTGTTTAAATTGATTTAAGGCAGAAATCATTGATTAACATTTGAAATTGTTATTTGCCAAACTGGCAACTTTAAGAACGCAATTGTAATAAATAAAGAAATTTAATATTACTTAAATAAAACAATTAAATTTGATTTTTATGGTTCAGTCTATTTTTTGGACTAGCTTACAGCCCTTAAAGCATTTTTTTAAAGTGTGCAAGCCCCAAGACATCCTACTACCCAGCTTTTAGGGTACAAAATAATAAAAAAATATAAAAAAAATATAAAAAAAATATAAAAAAAATATAAAAAAAATATATAAAAATTTACTCATTTCTAAATTATGCTTAAAAAAAATTTTGCTATCATACGCTTTTTTTATATTTAAAGGTGGTTAAAATGACA
Coding sequences:
- the yedF gene encoding sulfurtransferase-like selenium metabolism protein YedF, coding for MKANYEITYSLDIQGEACPMPAIATLEALPQLKKGEVLEVLCDCPQAINSIPVDAKNRGFEVLSIEQDGPTLRFIIRKP